The sequence GATAGCCACTctgactagacaaactagatagaTAGTCTGTTGAAGTGAGATGTTACATATAGAGTGTGACATTTATGAAAGGACAAATAGAGAGTTAAATAGAGAGTAAAACaaggttggagatgctctaataaaCTTGCTAAAAAAACCTCGACGATTCAAATTTGTACGGGTCCTCACTTCCCATTCCCAGGCACAAACCGGTAGCAGCATTTGGCGTTTGCTAAAAATGGAGTAAAGAGCACAAGGACGGCACACGTTAAGCGTTACAACTTACAAGCGTGCGCGCAGGGAGTGTTGTCCACCGTTTACAACTCCTCTTCTTCCGGTTGTGTCCACCGCAAAGCTCTCCCCGCCACTCCCTCGGCTCCGTTCGCCTGCCCTCCATTGCCTCCAAGAACGGCCGCTCCTCGCATTTCTTGGACCCGTACACCCGCTCTTCCAAGTTAGGAGGGGAGCACCCATCAGCCAAGAGCTATCCATACGCACAGCGATGCACCAGCACGAGATACTAGCCATCATGCGCCTGTCGTCCCTCCTCCTCGTCGTGGCCGCCCTCTCGGCGCGCGCCGCGGCGCAGCAGGTGCCGCCGGTGGGCGGCAGCGCTCTGAAGCCGGACTACTACAGCCAGTCGTGCCCGCGCGCGGAGCGGATCATCGCGGAGGTGATGCAGACGAAGCAGATGGCGAACCCGACGACGGCCGCGGGCATGCTGCGCGTCTTCTTCCACGACTGCTTCGTCACCGGGTGCGACGCGTCGGTGCTGATCGCGTCCACCCAGTTCCAGAAGTCGGAGCACGACGCGGAGATCAACCACTCGCTCCCCGGGGACGCCTTCGACGCCGTGGTGCGCGCCAAGCTGGCCCTGGAGCTGGAGTGCCCCGGGGTGGTGTCCTGCGCCGACATCCTCGCGCTGGCGTCGGGGGTGCTGGTCACCATGACCGGCGGGCCCCGGTACCCGATCCCGCTGGGGCGCAAGGACTCGCTGTCGTCGTCGCCCACGGCGCCCGACGTCGAGTTGCCACACGCCAACTTCACCGTGGACCGCCTCATCCAGATGTTCGGCGGCAAGGGGTTCACGGTGCAGGAGCTGGTGGCGCTGTCCGGCGCCCACACGCTGGGCTTCTCCCACTGCAAGGAGTTCGCCGACCGCCTCTACAACTTCCGCAGCCAGGGCGGGAAGCCGGAGCCGTTCGACCCCAGCATGAACCCGTCCTACGCCAGGGGGCTGCAGGACGTGTGCAAGGACTACCTCAAGGACCCCACCATCGCCGCGTTCAACGACATCATGACTCCCGGCAAGTTCGACAACATGTACTTCGTCAACCTGGAGCGCGGCCTCGGACTGCTCAGCACCGACGAGGAGCTGTGGACGGACCCCCGCACCAAGCCCCTGGTGCAGCTCTACGCGTCCAACCCCACTGCCTTCTTCACCGACTTCGGCCGCGCCATGGAGAAGCTCAGCTTGTTCGGCGTCAAGACCGGCGCCGACGGCGAGGTCAGGCGGCGCTGCGACGCGTACAACAGCGGCCCCGACGTTGGCGGCGCCATGCCTATGGCTATGCCCATGCCCAAGATGTGACGCTGCGCGCGCTACAAGTACAACGACGGCGGCCGCACGCGTGCTTGTCTGCCGAT is a genomic window of Zea mays cultivar B73 chromosome 5, Zm-B73-REFERENCE-NAM-5.0, whole genome shotgun sequence containing:
- the LOC100284887 gene encoding peroxidase 65 precursor; translation: MHQHEILAIMRLSSLLLVVAALSARAAAQQVPPVGGSALKPDYYSQSCPRAERIIAEVMQTKQMANPTTAAGMLRVFFHDCFVTGCDASVLIASTQFQKSEHDAEINHSLPGDAFDAVVRAKLALELECPGVVSCADILALASGVLVTMTGGPRYPIPLGRKDSLSSSPTAPDVELPHANFTVDRLIQMFGGKGFTVQELVALSGAHTLGFSHCKEFADRLYNFRSQGGKPEPFDPSMNPSYARGLQDVCKDYLKDPTIAAFNDIMTPGKFDNMYFVNLERGLGLLSTDEELWTDPRTKPLVQLYASNPTAFFTDFGRAMEKLSLFGVKTGADGEVRRRCDAYNSGPDVGGAMPMAMPMPKM